A genomic stretch from Desulfatitalea tepidiphila includes:
- a CDS encoding ribonuclease catalytic domain-containing protein, whose product MEPGQVVEYIESQKILCAVVLEAKNLRLRLLSENNREVKLSAGRLLHRSTERLDPTIGRDKLTARLKEIAARRKALSLTVDIQGLWEVLQEEQAAVDLTTLTALSFPEHANSEQESAVMRALFDDRLYFKFGPDQFHPHPAAKVEEMIAQRARQEQEARLVEQGGAWMKSVLSGPAAAGRPELADGIVPILISYYLFEKESPRRDLGRDMIKRAGVGSIETIFDFLVRIGVWQPNENLDLLREGVTDAFPEAIQKRAASLADHPPTAEEGRRDLRELALMTIDGPSTQDFDDALSITPKGDHFVIGIHISDVGHYLDRHDPIDQEARGRASSIYMPDRKISMLPEPLSVGICSLKQGQDRPAISTLVTLTSNAEVVAYDIVPSLIRVSRQLTYQDADALTETDAQMRALHAIAQHYRSRRLDDGALIIELPEIAIRIDANGKPVVTRIERENPSHLFVSELMILANSLAARFLSENGLPAIFRSQAEPRERLFDRDQGSLFQSWMQRKQINRFNLSSSPEPHAGLGVAAYVTCTSPIRKYFDLVTQRQLRAALGLEKPYQAEAIDAAIAALAEPMARVGRLQYRRHRYWLLKYLEGRIGTKEEAVILYKRRGTYFILLPKYLIECPLAGAENIKFKPEDLVQVTIQHVHARKDVITVYLG is encoded by the coding sequence AACCGGGTCAGGTCGTTGAATATATCGAAAGCCAGAAAATATTGTGCGCCGTGGTGCTGGAGGCGAAAAATCTGCGGTTGCGGCTCCTGTCGGAAAACAACCGCGAGGTCAAGCTCTCGGCCGGCCGGCTGCTGCACCGCTCGACCGAACGGCTCGACCCGACCATAGGGCGGGACAAGCTGACCGCCCGTCTCAAGGAAATCGCCGCCCGCAGAAAGGCGTTGAGCCTCACCGTGGATATCCAGGGGCTGTGGGAGGTACTGCAGGAAGAGCAGGCCGCCGTGGACCTGACCACCCTGACGGCACTCAGCTTTCCTGAGCATGCCAACAGCGAACAGGAATCGGCGGTGATGCGCGCCCTGTTCGACGACCGGCTCTACTTCAAGTTCGGTCCCGATCAATTCCATCCTCACCCGGCGGCCAAGGTCGAGGAGATGATCGCCCAGCGCGCCCGCCAGGAACAGGAGGCGCGCCTCGTGGAGCAGGGCGGCGCCTGGATGAAGAGCGTCCTGTCGGGTCCGGCGGCTGCCGGTCGGCCCGAACTGGCCGACGGCATCGTTCCGATCCTGATCTCCTACTACCTGTTTGAAAAAGAGAGCCCCCGGCGAGATCTGGGGCGGGACATGATCAAGCGGGCCGGGGTCGGTTCCATAGAGACGATCTTCGACTTCCTGGTCAGGATCGGTGTCTGGCAGCCCAATGAAAATCTCGATCTGCTGCGCGAGGGCGTCACGGATGCGTTTCCCGAGGCGATCCAAAAGCGCGCCGCGTCCCTGGCCGACCATCCGCCGACGGCCGAAGAGGGCCGGCGCGATCTGCGCGAGCTGGCCTTGATGACCATCGACGGGCCGTCGACCCAGGACTTTGACGACGCCTTGAGCATCACCCCCAAGGGCGATCACTTTGTGATCGGCATCCATATTTCGGATGTCGGCCATTACCTCGACCGCCACGATCCCATCGACCAGGAGGCCAGGGGCCGCGCCAGTTCCATTTACATGCCGGACCGTAAGATCTCCATGCTGCCGGAACCCTTGTCAGTGGGCATCTGCAGTCTCAAACAGGGCCAGGACCGCCCGGCCATCAGCACCCTGGTGACCCTGACGTCCAACGCCGAGGTGGTGGCCTACGACATCGTGCCCAGCCTGATCCGGGTCAGCCGGCAGCTCACCTATCAGGATGCGGACGCCTTGACCGAAACCGACGCGCAAATGCGCGCCTTGCACGCCATCGCCCAACACTACCGCAGCCGGCGGCTGGACGACGGCGCCCTGATCATCGAACTGCCCGAGATCGCCATCCGCATCGATGCCAATGGCAAACCGGTGGTGACGCGCATCGAACGCGAAAACCCCTCCCATCTGTTCGTCTCCGAGCTGATGATCCTGGCCAACAGCCTGGCCGCCCGCTTCCTCAGCGAAAATGGGCTCCCGGCCATCTTCCGCTCCCAGGCCGAACCGCGCGAGCGCCTTTTCGACCGCGACCAGGGGTCCCTGTTTCAATCCTGGATGCAGCGCAAGCAGATCAACCGCTTCAACCTGAGCAGCAGCCCCGAACCTCACGCCGGCCTGGGCGTGGCGGCCTACGTCACCTGCACGTCACCGATCCGCAAATACTTCGACCTGGTGACCCAGCGTCAGCTGCGGGCGGCACTGGGCCTGGAGAAGCCGTACCAGGCCGAAGCGATAGATGCGGCCATCGCCGCCCTGGCCGAACCCATGGCCCGGGTCGGCCGGCTTCAGTACCGCCGCCACCGCTACTGGCTGCTCAAATACCTGGAGGGCCGCATCGGCACCAAGGAAGAGGCCGTCATTCTGTACAAAAGGCGCGGCACCTATTTCATCCTGCTGCCCAAATACCTGATCGAATGCCCGCTGGCCGGCGCCGAAAACATCAAATTCAAGCCCGAAGACCTGGTCCAGGTCACCATCCAGCATGTCCATGCGCGCAAGGATGTCATCACGGTCTACCTGGGATAG